From one Nocardioides scoriae genomic stretch:
- the nadD gene encoding nicotinate-nucleotide adenylyltransferase — protein sequence MGVMGGTFDPIHHGHLVAASEVQAWFDLDEVVFVPTGQPWQKSDRDVSQAEHRYLMTVVATASNPRFTVSRVDIDRSGPTYTIDTLRDLAERIPDADLYFITGADALAEIFTWRDAEELFGLARFVGCTRPGYEMSQSTLDGIPSDRVTILEIPALAISSTDCRERRAKGEPVWYLVPDGVVQYIAKHDLYATTGGTP from the coding sequence GTGGGCGTCATGGGCGGCACCTTCGACCCCATCCACCACGGACACCTCGTCGCCGCCAGCGAGGTGCAGGCGTGGTTCGACCTCGACGAGGTCGTCTTCGTGCCGACCGGCCAGCCGTGGCAGAAGTCCGACCGTGACGTCAGCCAGGCCGAGCACCGCTACCTGATGACGGTCGTCGCGACCGCCTCCAACCCGCGGTTCACGGTCTCGCGCGTCGACATCGACCGCTCCGGCCCGACGTACACCATCGACACGCTGCGCGACCTGGCCGAGCGGATCCCCGACGCCGACCTCTACTTCATCACCGGCGCCGACGCGCTGGCCGAGATCTTCACCTGGCGCGACGCCGAGGAGCTCTTCGGCCTGGCCCGCTTCGTGGGCTGCACGCGCCCGGGCTACGAGATGAGCCAGAGCACGCTCGACGGCATCCCGTCGGACCGCGTCACGATCCTCGAGATCCCCGCCCTGGCGATCTCCTCGACCGACTGCCGCGAGCGGCGCGCCAAGGGCGAGCCGGTGTGGTACCTCGTGCCCGACGGCGTCGTCCAGTACATCGC